A genome region from Neptunomonas japonica JAMM 1380 includes the following:
- the secD gene encoding protein translocase subunit SecD encodes MLNRYPLWKNLLILFVLLIGALYASPNLYPEDYAVQLSGNRDIHQVDQPLMDTVTSALKREGLVYKEVELTSKSGLIRFADGEAQLKAKQIISSVLGDNYVVALNLAPTTPEWLESIGAGPMKLGLDLRGGVHFLLEVDMATAVAQRLDVYVSEIKVKLRQDKLRYRSVTHREDGSLEVKFADAATRDKAQSLIRKDYTEFLLQTEDTDKGNFLIVTLTEQTTRSIEDYAIKQNLTTLRNRVNELGVAEPLVQRQGRNRIVVQLPGVQDAAAAKRIIGKTANLEFRLEAKPDASRGLTDTYEFRNEPGRRGVLEKDIIITGSSVSNAQSTFDENGQPQVSITLDSKGGQLMGRTTRNAIKRRMAVLFVEHKARTLIETVDGEQVERRVPYVEKKIISLATIQSVLGSSFRITGLDGGGESSELALLLRAGALAAPVYFVEERTVGPSLGAENIAQGVTSVQIGFALVLIFMLAIYRVFGLLANIALCINLVLLVAVMSLLSATLTLPGIAGIVLTVGMAVDANVLIFARIKEELKNGLPPQSAISAGFDRAFTTIFDANITTLIAAVILFSMGTGPVKGFAITLSVGIVTSMFTAILVTRALVNLTYGNRQLKSLSI; translated from the coding sequence ATGCTCAACCGATACCCTCTGTGGAAAAATCTACTTATTCTCTTTGTACTGCTTATTGGCGCGCTTTACGCATCTCCCAATTTGTATCCTGAAGATTATGCTGTGCAGCTGTCAGGTAATCGTGACATTCATCAGGTAGATCAACCGCTGATGGATACCGTTACCTCTGCCTTGAAACGTGAAGGCTTAGTTTATAAAGAAGTTGAATTAACGAGCAAAAGTGGACTGATTCGTTTTGCTGATGGTGAAGCCCAGTTAAAAGCTAAGCAAATTATTAGCAGTGTACTCGGCGACAACTATGTTGTTGCGCTGAACTTAGCGCCGACTACGCCTGAATGGCTAGAGAGTATTGGCGCGGGTCCCATGAAATTAGGACTCGACCTGCGTGGTGGTGTGCATTTCTTGCTAGAAGTGGATATGGCGACGGCAGTAGCTCAACGTCTTGATGTGTATGTGTCTGAAATTAAAGTGAAGCTGCGTCAAGATAAGCTACGCTATCGTTCAGTCACGCATCGTGAAGATGGTAGTTTAGAGGTGAAGTTTGCAGATGCCGCAACACGTGATAAAGCCCAGAGCTTGATACGTAAAGATTACACTGAGTTTCTTTTGCAGACAGAAGATACTGACAAGGGTAATTTTTTGATTGTTACTCTGACAGAGCAAACAACACGTTCGATAGAAGATTATGCAATCAAGCAAAACCTAACAACCCTGCGTAATCGTGTGAATGAGCTAGGTGTTGCTGAGCCTTTGGTGCAGCGTCAAGGGCGTAACCGTATTGTTGTTCAGTTGCCGGGTGTGCAAGATGCTGCTGCTGCAAAACGCATTATTGGTAAAACAGCGAACCTTGAGTTTCGATTGGAAGCTAAACCGGATGCAAGTCGTGGTTTGACTGATACGTATGAGTTTCGTAATGAGCCTGGGCGTAGGGGGGTGCTTGAGAAAGACATTATTATTACCGGTTCAAGTGTTTCTAATGCACAGTCGACGTTTGATGAAAATGGGCAACCCCAAGTATCTATTACGCTAGATAGTAAGGGTGGGCAGTTGATGGGGCGGACCACGCGTAATGCTATTAAGCGCCGCATGGCTGTTCTTTTTGTTGAGCACAAAGCGCGTACCTTGATTGAAACCGTGGATGGGGAGCAAGTGGAAAGGCGTGTCCCATACGTAGAGAAGAAAATTATCTCTCTGGCTACAATCCAGTCGGTATTGGGTTCTTCATTTCGTATAACGGGTCTTGATGGCGGTGGTGAGTCGTCTGAGTTGGCGTTGTTGTTACGTGCAGGTGCGCTGGCAGCTCCGGTTTACTTTGTTGAAGAACGTACCGTAGGGCCAAGCTTGGGTGCTGAAAACATTGCGCAGGGTGTTACTTCTGTGCAAATCGGTTTTGCGCTTGTATTGATCTTCATGCTGGCTATTTACCGCGTCTTCGGGTTACTGGCTAATATTGCACTGTGTATCAATTTAGTGCTGTTGGTGGCAGTAATGTCGTTGCTATCAGCGACGCTAACATTGCCCGGTATTGCCGGTATCGTATTGACGGTAGGTATGGCGGTTGATGCTAACGTGCTCATCTTTGCGCGTATAAAGGAGGAGTTAAAAAATGGTCTTCCTCCGCAGTCAGCTATTAGTGCTGGTTTTGATCGCGCCTTTACGACAATATTTGATGCCAACATTACGACATTGATCGCTGCAGTAATCTTGTTCTCAATGGGTACAGGGCCTGTGAAAGGTTTCGCAATTACATTGTCCGTTGGTATTGTGACGTCGATGTTTACCGCTATTTTGGTAACGCGTGCGTTAGTGAATTTAACCTATGGCAACCGCCAGCTTAAATCGCTGTCGATCTGA
- the queA gene encoding tRNA preQ1(34) S-adenosylmethionine ribosyltransferase-isomerase QueA, giving the protein MLVKDFSFELPEELIASYPLEQRSASRLLCLEGNSGELTHRHFSDVLELLTPNDLVVFNNTRVIPARLFGEKSSGGKVEVLVERVLDQHRVLAHVRSSRSPKPGAVLLLEGAAQATMVARHENLFELEFAGEAPVIDLLEKHGHMPLPPYMKREDQLEDRERYQTVYNSQPGAVAAPTAGLHFDETLLAQLDEKGIQKAFVTLHVGAGTFQPVKVERIEDHIMHAEYIEVDESVCEAVRAARARGGRVVAVGTTSVRSLESASQNGEIQPFFGDSSIFITPGYEFKSVDLLITNFHLSESTLLMLVSAFAGYEHTMHAYAEAVKQKYRFFSYGDAMCISRKTDTTEAL; this is encoded by the coding sequence ATGCTGGTAAAAGATTTTAGTTTTGAACTTCCCGAAGAACTTATTGCGAGTTACCCGTTAGAGCAGCGCTCTGCAAGCCGTTTATTGTGTTTAGAGGGTAATTCGGGTGAGTTAACGCATCGACATTTTTCGGATGTACTCGAGCTATTAACCCCTAATGATTTAGTGGTTTTTAATAATACTCGTGTCATACCTGCTCGCTTGTTTGGTGAGAAGTCCTCTGGTGGTAAGGTTGAAGTGCTGGTTGAACGAGTGCTGGATCAGCATCGTGTGTTAGCACATGTTCGCTCTAGTCGCTCGCCCAAGCCGGGTGCTGTTTTGTTGCTTGAAGGTGCAGCGCAAGCAACAATGGTGGCTCGTCATGAGAATTTATTTGAGTTGGAGTTTGCAGGCGAGGCCCCTGTTATTGATCTGCTCGAAAAGCATGGGCATATGCCCTTGCCGCCTTATATGAAGCGTGAAGATCAGTTAGAAGATCGTGAGCGTTATCAAACGGTTTATAACTCACAGCCAGGTGCGGTGGCCGCACCTACGGCAGGTTTGCATTTTGATGAGACGTTGTTGGCGCAGTTGGATGAAAAAGGTATTCAAAAAGCCTTTGTGACTCTGCATGTGGGTGCGGGTACGTTTCAGCCAGTGAAGGTTGAGCGTATTGAAGATCACATCATGCACGCTGAGTATATCGAAGTGGATGAGTCGGTGTGTGAAGCGGTAAGAGCAGCGCGTGCCCGTGGTGGTCGAGTTGTCGCCGTAGGCACAACCAGTGTTCGTTCGCTTGAAAGTGCCAGTCAAAACGGTGAAATTCAACCTTTCTTTGGTGATAGTTCTATTTTTATTACCCCTGGGTATGAATTTAAAAGTGTTGATCTGTTGATTACGAACTTTCATCTTTCTGAATCAACACTATTGATGCTAGTCAGTGCTTTTGCAGGGTATGAGCATACGATGCATGCATACGCAGAAGCGGTAAAACAAAAATATCGATTTTTTAGTTACGGTGATGCCATGTGTATCAGCCGTAAAACAGATACAACGGAGGCTTTGTGA
- a CDS encoding VOC family protein: MSKKVSPIPRGYRTVTPVIVVRGIQDAVEFYRGCFGAEPSQQVLSPDGLTVVAATLKIGNSFVRVMEESLENKILSPSALGGAAASLHLYINDIDTFWQQALDCGARPITALQDTYWGERHGIVVDPFGHHWSMASKIENLSKDELASRAKEAFAC, translated from the coding sequence ATGAGTAAAAAAGTATCGCCGATACCCAGAGGGTATCGCACCGTGACGCCCGTTATTGTGGTGAGAGGGATTCAGGACGCCGTCGAATTCTATCGGGGCTGCTTTGGCGCTGAACCGAGCCAACAGGTTCTCAGTCCAGATGGGCTAACGGTGGTTGCCGCAACACTTAAGATAGGCAACTCATTTGTACGGGTGATGGAGGAGTCATTAGAAAACAAGATATTGAGCCCTTCTGCTCTAGGAGGCGCTGCCGCCAGCCTTCATCTTTACATCAATGATATTGATACATTTTGGCAACAAGCACTTGATTGTGGTGCACGTCCTATTACAGCGCTGCAAGATACCTACTGGGGTGAACGACACGGAATTGTAGTAGATCCGTTTGGCCATCATTGGTCCATGGCTTCCAAGATTGAAAACTTGTCTAAAGATGAACTGGCATCCCGTGCGAAAGAAGCCTTTGCTTGCTGA
- a CDS encoding tyrosine-type recombinase/integrase, giving the protein MTIKKIDKGWYVDIWPSGRSGKRYRKTLSTKGEAIRWKAWVIQQVTQNPDWEPPRKDRKHLSDCISIWFDGHGQHLKDSKSRLQILNKICAELGDPIAAELTPEQYTQYRAARANQVTSNTLNHDLAYLKAVYNELVKQGQLKANPLIHIKRIKIDEHELTFLTKNQIQLLIKHLKERRNKDALLITKLCLATGARWSEAEQITNQQIRPFSVRYTGTKSGRNRTIPITEELHSEIAHNRDNDRAFINSYDAFTAALVESGIKLPKGQRTHVLRHTFASPS; this is encoded by the coding sequence GTGACGATAAAAAAAATAGATAAAGGCTGGTATGTAGATATCTGGCCTAGTGGCAGGAGCGGTAAACGATATCGAAAAACGCTATCGACGAAAGGGGAGGCTATTCGTTGGAAGGCTTGGGTTATTCAGCAGGTAACGCAAAACCCAGACTGGGAACCACCACGTAAAGATAGAAAGCATTTATCTGATTGTATTTCTATTTGGTTTGATGGACACGGGCAACACCTGAAAGACAGTAAGAGTCGGCTGCAAATCCTCAATAAAATCTGTGCTGAGTTAGGCGACCCAATAGCGGCAGAGCTAACACCTGAACAATATACTCAATATCGAGCAGCTAGAGCGAACCAAGTTACCAGTAATACTCTTAATCATGATCTTGCCTATTTAAAGGCTGTTTATAACGAGCTGGTCAAACAGGGGCAGCTTAAAGCCAATCCGCTCATTCATATCAAACGCATCAAAATTGATGAACACGAACTAACATTCTTGACCAAAAACCAAATACAGCTTCTTATTAAGCACTTAAAGGAGAGGCGAAACAAAGACGCACTGCTGATAACAAAACTCTGTTTAGCAACAGGGGCTCGGTGGAGTGAGGCAGAGCAGATCACCAATCAACAGATAAGACCGTTTAGCGTAAGGTACACAGGTACAAAGTCAGGTCGTAACAGAACTATTCCTATTACTGAAGAGCTGCATAGTGAGATTGCACACAACCGTGATAACGATAGAGCCTTTATCAATAGTTATGATGCATTTACAGCTGCACTTGTAGAATCAGGTATCAAGCTACCGAAAGGGCAACGAACACATGTGTTAAGACACACATTTGCCAGCCCTTCATAA
- a CDS encoding aspartate aminotransferase family protein, with translation MNNVTENLISETVVESDRSHVWHHLSQHKAYENSDPLMIVKGKGVRVWDAKGNEYLDAVSGAVWTVNVGYGRTEIADAVRDQLVTMNYFAQTAGNVPAAQFAERLISKMPSLSRVYYSNSGSEANEKAFKIVRQIADKKYGGKKRKILFRERDYHGTTITTLSATGQSERRNQYGPFTPGFVEVPHCCEYRAQEGADIGNYGVWAADQIERVILAEGPDTVGALCLEPITAGGGIIEAPHGYWERVQQICKKYDILLHIDEVVCGLGRTGKWFGYQHYGIRPDIVTMAKGVASGYAAISCTVTTEDVFEAFKEDDDPRMGYFRDISTFAGCTAGPAAALVNMQIIEDEKLLDNVTEQGEYLRGRLNQLMDKYEVIGDVRGKGLFAGFELVKDRMTKEPADENLCMAIAAHCMANGVIIGRTNRSFATLNNNICLSPPLIVTRDDIDVIIQALDNALQDLT, from the coding sequence ATGAATAATGTGACAGAGAATCTAATTTCTGAAACAGTGGTAGAGAGTGATCGTAGTCATGTCTGGCATCACTTATCCCAACATAAGGCCTATGAAAACAGCGATCCGTTAATGATTGTCAAAGGTAAGGGCGTACGGGTTTGGGATGCCAAAGGTAATGAGTATCTTGATGCAGTATCTGGCGCTGTATGGACTGTTAATGTTGGCTACGGCCGTACTGAGATCGCGGATGCTGTTCGGGATCAGCTGGTCACTATGAACTACTTTGCTCAGACTGCAGGTAATGTTCCAGCGGCTCAGTTTGCTGAACGCTTGATCAGTAAAATGCCAAGTTTAAGCCGAGTGTATTATTCAAACTCAGGCTCGGAGGCCAACGAAAAAGCATTTAAAATAGTACGCCAAATTGCAGATAAAAAGTATGGTGGCAAAAAGCGTAAAATTCTCTTCAGAGAACGGGATTATCACGGTACGACTATTACTACTCTGAGCGCTACCGGTCAGAGCGAACGCCGTAATCAATATGGACCTTTTACTCCGGGTTTTGTCGAAGTTCCTCATTGCTGTGAGTACCGAGCGCAGGAAGGGGCAGACATAGGTAATTACGGCGTTTGGGCGGCGGATCAAATTGAGCGGGTCATTCTTGCCGAAGGGCCAGATACTGTGGGCGCTTTATGCCTAGAGCCTATCACCGCCGGTGGTGGCATTATTGAAGCTCCGCATGGTTATTGGGAGCGTGTGCAACAGATCTGTAAAAAATATGACATATTGCTACATATTGATGAAGTGGTATGTGGCCTAGGGCGCACGGGTAAATGGTTTGGCTATCAGCATTATGGTATTCGACCAGATATTGTCACTATGGCAAAAGGTGTTGCATCAGGTTATGCCGCTATCTCCTGTACCGTTACCACAGAGGATGTCTTTGAGGCGTTTAAGGAAGATGATGACCCGCGTATGGGGTACTTTCGTGATATCTCTACCTTTGCCGGTTGTACGGCAGGGCCTGCTGCTGCGTTAGTTAATATGCAAATCATCGAAGATGAAAAGCTACTCGATAATGTTACCGAGCAAGGTGAATACCTGCGTGGTCGCTTGAATCAACTTATGGATAAATATGAGGTGATCGGAGATGTACGAGGTAAAGGCTTATTTGCAGGTTTTGAGCTAGTAAAAGATCGTATGACTAAAGAGCCTGCCGATGAAAATCTATGCATGGCTATAGCGGCTCATTGTATGGCCAATGGCGTGATTATCGGGCGTACCAATCGCTCTTTTGCGACATTAAATAATAATATCTGTCTTAGCCCTCCCTTGATTGTTACGCGGGATGATATAGATGTGATTATTCAGGCATTGGATAACGCTCTGCAGGATTTGACTTGA
- a CDS encoding ATP-binding protein — protein sequence MERKTIFLGGIHGVGKTTACNALTSKISIPHHSCSDLIKQLTLRLDSQTTKIVDDVEGNQTDLVKAFNLYTSESWNLLDGHFCLFNSSKQVSNVPTSTFLDLKVQAIVLLTGNPETIVDRIYQRDGIHRNLEEFEEMQRCEILRAHHVATKLNIPLLVYNTSDDIALIVTFIHSILNTDI from the coding sequence GTGGAAAGGAAAACCATATTTCTGGGCGGTATTCACGGTGTTGGTAAAACAACTGCCTGCAATGCACTCACATCAAAAATATCTATCCCACACCACTCATGCAGTGACTTAATTAAACAGTTAACACTTCGATTGGATAGTCAGACAACTAAAATTGTTGATGATGTAGAGGGAAACCAAACAGACTTAGTTAAAGCGTTTAACCTTTATACATCAGAAAGCTGGAACTTACTGGATGGGCACTTCTGCCTATTCAATAGCAGTAAACAAGTGTCGAATGTGCCAACAAGCACTTTCCTAGACTTAAAAGTACAGGCCATCGTTTTACTAACGGGTAACCCTGAGACTATTGTTGACCGAATTTATCAACGTGATGGCATTCACCGTAACCTTGAAGAATTTGAAGAAATGCAGCGCTGTGAAATTTTACGCGCTCATCACGTAGCCACAAAACTCAACATTCCTCTATTGGTGTATAACACTAGTGACGATATAGCTCTAATAGTGACGTTTATTCATTCAATACTGAACACAGATATATAA
- the tgt gene encoding tRNA guanosine(34) transglycosylase Tgt, producing MKFEKIATQGKARRGRLTFPRGVVETPAFMPVGTYGTVKGMLPRDIEAIGAHMILGNTFHLMLRPGTEIIQQHGDLHDFMQWKGPILTDSGGFQVFSLGKMRKITEKGVTFQSPVNGSKVFIDPERSMQVQRELGSDVVMIFDECTPYPATEMEAAESMRLSLRWAKRSKEAHGDSPSALFGIIQGGMYENLRDESLAGLTDIDFDGYAIGGLSVGEPKDEMVKVLDHLAYKMPEDKPRYLMGVGKPEDLVEGVRRGVDMFDCVMPTRNARNGHLFVSTGVVKLRNASNKTDTRPLDETCDCYTCQNFSRAYLHHLDKCHEILGAQLNTIHNLRYYQTLMAGLREAIEQGKLDDFVTEFYSNRGMEVPPLAEN from the coding sequence ATGAAATTTGAAAAGATTGCGACACAGGGCAAAGCCCGTCGTGGTCGTTTAACCTTTCCTCGTGGTGTTGTAGAGACGCCTGCATTTATGCCGGTAGGAACTTACGGCACGGTGAAAGGGATGCTGCCAAGAGATATCGAAGCTATTGGTGCGCACATGATTTTGGGAAATACTTTCCATTTGATGCTGCGTCCTGGTACCGAAATTATCCAGCAGCACGGTGACTTGCATGACTTTATGCAGTGGAAGGGCCCTATTTTAACGGACTCTGGTGGTTTTCAGGTGTTCAGCCTTGGCAAGATGCGAAAAATCACTGAAAAGGGTGTTACCTTTCAGTCGCCAGTAAATGGCTCAAAAGTGTTTATCGATCCTGAACGTTCTATGCAGGTGCAGCGTGAGCTGGGTTCAGATGTCGTGATGATTTTTGATGAATGCACTCCTTATCCGGCAACAGAGATGGAAGCTGCTGAGTCGATGCGTTTGTCACTGCGTTGGGCGAAGCGTTCTAAAGAGGCACATGGGGATAGTCCATCGGCTCTGTTTGGCATTATTCAGGGTGGTATGTATGAAAACCTGCGTGATGAGTCTTTAGCTGGATTAACGGATATTGACTTTGATGGTTATGCTATCGGTGGTTTATCTGTTGGTGAGCCTAAAGATGAGATGGTTAAAGTACTTGATCATCTAGCGTATAAGATGCCAGAAGACAAGCCTCGCTACCTAATGGGCGTCGGTAAACCTGAAGATCTAGTAGAAGGCGTGCGTCGTGGTGTGGATATGTTTGATTGTGTTATGCCGACGCGTAATGCTCGAAATGGCCATCTGTTTGTCTCTACGGGGGTTGTAAAACTAAGAAATGCCTCCAATAAAACAGATACGCGTCCGTTAGATGAAACCTGTGATTGTTATACTTGTCAGAACTTTAGTCGCGCTTATCTGCACCATTTGGACAAGTGTCACGAAATTTTGGGCGCACAGTTAAATACGATTCATAACCTGCGTTATTATCAGACATTGATGGCTGGTTTGCGTGAGGCGATTGAACAGGGTAAATTGGACGACTTTGTAACAGAGTTTTACAGCAATCGGGGTATGGAAGTGCCGCCGTTAGCCGAAAATTAA
- a CDS encoding ASCH domain-containing protein, whose translation MKVLLSIKPEYVEKILDGSKRFEFRKTDFKRDNIKTIVIYSTMPVGKVVAEFQIADVMSHSPDDLWEKTKDFSGISEEFFRSYFEGKEKAVAFEVGDLKIYDRPMNLCELGENIKAPQSYRYLQ comes from the coding sequence ATGAAAGTTTTATTATCAATTAAGCCTGAGTATGTAGAGAAAATACTTGATGGCTCAAAACGTTTTGAATTCAGAAAAACTGATTTCAAACGAGATAATATTAAAACGATTGTCATTTATTCAACGATGCCTGTAGGTAAAGTTGTGGCAGAGTTTCAAATAGCTGATGTAATGTCTCATTCACCTGATGACTTATGGGAAAAAACAAAAGACTTTTCAGGCATATCTGAAGAATTTTTCCGCTCATATTTTGAAGGCAAAGAAAAAGCAGTTGCTTTTGAAGTAGGTGATTTGAAGATATATGATCGCCCTATGAACTTGTGCGAACTTGGTGAAAATATAAAAGCACCACAATCTTATAGATATCTTCAATAG
- a CDS encoding MFS transporter — MNSSSPTNHHKTPWLALYSICLGAFLVPMAMSAVNLALPSIAEDLQVDAVLLSWIPSAPLWGSVVLMLPIARLADIFGRKLVHLLGLFLYALSSLAIVWVDSIEWLLVFRVIQGLASSFIFATAMAMVALLAGSKRRGMFLGIVSTSVYLGLTIGPAAGGLLTEWLGWRSVFWLPVPGILMALGLITWLLPTEQKPTGSEPQQHSMRQRFDVTGSLLFSLSVSCLFFGVTGLPDINFVALLFLGLALSGGFIYQQRHASVPLVRIDALSQNRVFSRSMLASLYMYGASFPVLFIVSLYLQYIQGLSPGDAGKVILLQALLTACIAPIAGRLSDKYEPRIIATAGCGLFLLGFVLLFFVGIQTPLWQAKAGLCLLGIGFGLFSSPNTNAAMSSVDPSRLGIASALLNLARTGGNMFSTAIMVVIFNFYFADQILQPEHYPQLLTVVKITLLLGGLYALLGGYFSLTRGRIRLTK; from the coding sequence ATGAACTCGTCATCGCCTACAAACCATCATAAAACACCCTGGCTGGCACTTTATAGCATTTGCCTGGGTGCCTTTTTGGTGCCTATGGCGATGTCTGCAGTCAATCTTGCTTTGCCTTCAATCGCTGAGGATTTACAGGTCGATGCGGTCTTACTCAGCTGGATTCCCAGTGCACCTCTCTGGGGAAGCGTGGTGCTGATGCTGCCCATTGCTCGATTAGCCGATATCTTTGGGCGCAAACTCGTTCATTTGTTGGGGCTGTTCTTGTATGCCCTATCCTCACTAGCAATTGTGTGGGTCGACAGCATTGAATGGTTGTTAGTTTTCCGGGTGATACAAGGTTTAGCTAGCTCGTTTATCTTTGCTACCGCGATGGCTATGGTGGCACTCTTAGCGGGTAGCAAGCGACGCGGCATGTTTCTTGGCATCGTTTCCACATCTGTTTATCTAGGGCTGACAATTGGCCCTGCGGCAGGAGGCTTATTAACGGAGTGGCTAGGTTGGCGCAGTGTTTTCTGGTTACCTGTACCCGGTATATTGATGGCGTTAGGGCTGATTACTTGGCTTCTGCCTACTGAACAGAAACCGACCGGGTCAGAGCCCCAGCAGCATTCTATGCGACAACGCTTCGACGTAACGGGCAGTTTACTGTTTTCTTTAAGCGTCAGCTGTTTATTCTTCGGCGTAACAGGCTTGCCGGATATAAACTTCGTTGCCTTGCTGTTTCTGGGGTTGGCTTTAAGTGGCGGGTTTATTTATCAACAACGTCACGCCAGTGTACCGTTGGTAAGAATTGATGCATTAAGCCAGAACCGGGTTTTCAGCCGCTCGATGCTAGCCAGCCTTTACATGTATGGGGCTAGCTTCCCTGTCCTGTTTATCGTCAGCTTGTACTTGCAATATATTCAGGGACTCTCTCCGGGTGATGCCGGTAAAGTGATACTTTTGCAAGCGCTATTAACCGCCTGTATTGCACCTATAGCGGGCCGCTTATCCGATAAATACGAGCCGCGGATAATTGCTACCGCGGGTTGTGGTCTTTTTTTACTGGGGTTTGTACTGCTATTTTTTGTGGGTATACAAACGCCACTGTGGCAGGCTAAAGCCGGTTTATGCTTGCTGGGTATCGGCTTTGGTTTATTTTCATCACCCAATACTAATGCAGCAATGAGCTCGGTAGACCCATCTCGTTTAGGTATTGCTTCAGCATTACTTAACCTAGCACGCACCGGCGGTAATATGTTTAGTACGGCAATTATGGTGGTTATCTTTAATTTTTATTTTGCCGATCAGATATTACAACCCGAGCATTATCCACAACTATTAACGGTGGTAAAAATCACTCTGCTACTTGGCGGCTTATATGCTTTATTGGGAGGATACTTCTCTCTGACTCGGGGGCGCATTCGTTTAACAAAGTAA
- the yajC gene encoding preprotein translocase subunit YajC — translation MSFFISPAYAEAAGAAGEMDPGFFNIIFLLGFGLIFYFFMWRPQAKRAKEHKALINDLTKGDEVLTAGGILGKVVKLNDDYVVLEVSEGTELTFQKVHVSAVLPKGTLKSI, via the coding sequence ATGAGCTTCTTTATTTCCCCAGCTTACGCTGAAGCAGCAGGTGCTGCAGGAGAAATGGATCCAGGTTTTTTCAACATTATTTTCCTGTTGGGCTTTGGTTTAATTTTCTATTTCTTCATGTGGCGTCCACAGGCAAAACGTGCCAAAGAGCATAAAGCATTGATCAACGACCTGACCAAAGGTGATGAAGTGCTAACCGCTGGTGGTATTCTTGGTAAAGTTGTTAAGCTAAATGATGACTATGTAGTACTAGAAGTAAGTGAAGGAACAGAGCTTACTTTCCAGAAAGTACATGTTTCAGCTGTATTGCCTAAAGGCACTCTGAAAAGCATCTAA